The Rhopalosiphum maidis isolate BTI-1 chromosome 2, ASM367621v3, whole genome shotgun sequence genome segment ATCGGCTTATGATGGCGGATTACAAGTTCTCGTGGAGGTGTTACACCAGAACGAAACGGGCACCTCTAACCACTAATACTGTGCTCACCCTCGCGAAGATACTAGATCCGAGGGTCGGCGGGGATGTACTCTGCGGGGCGGTTTCACATAATTATTTCGTAACATTGAACTAGTCATGGACATGGCATGTCGGAAGacaaattatgtattcatatataactgctataatattacacaatgcgtatatttatttttaatcattaaataataatatatagttacaaaaatataatattgtttatcgtTCGCCGCGACGACGAGTGCGcgcaaacaaaaataaataataacatattataatatttatttatatatatatgtatataaaaatttcagaCTTCAGTTAAGATTcgacaattaatattacaatcataTATAGATAGAACGCGTTTTCGTATCACCTAGGCAGACAAACGATAAGAGCACCGGATAATAGTAGGATATAGGTGGGCGATGGTGACCGACAAAAACCAATAGCCGGGTGCCGTTAAATTCTTCCGGTATTAGTGCGGAAGtgctttgttttatttctcaCCGATCTCAAGAGTAGAACATCATCGGTTCGTGGCACCTTTGGTCTATGGTCGATGATGGATACGTCAATGGTCCGTGATTATGCCACGATGTCTGCAGCGGCCAAGTTGGTTGGTAATCATTGCAGTACGCCGTTTCCGGCCACGTCTTATCGATAGGCTGTGGCTGCTGGTGCTGAATGTTACTCGGTTTCTGAAGCCATCTGTCCGGCTGGTAACTGTGGTCATGTTCGGTATGCTCGGCGGTTGTACCAAAGAGGTGGTCGAGACGCTGTGGCTCGAAGAAGCCAGAATCATTGAGACAGTGGCTTGTCGACGGATGTTGGTGGTGCTTGGACGAATCCTTTATGGGCGTCGAAGTCGCCAATGGCTCGGAAATTGGTGAGCACGGTTTCTTCTGCTGTGCCAAAGCACATGTTCCCGTTGAAGAAGTGATCTGAAAATGTTAACACAtttccatttataataatgctcAATAAACGACGATAACAGTAAATACAGGCGTGAAATGTAAAtcgcatcatttttttttttaacatgtagAAATaagaaaagtattatattgtataatgttgtatatttaCGTCCTCCATTCAAAATCAACAAATTtcggaaatttattttttattctaaaattttgtaattttcgatatttatagtatttaatatttaagtaataatttttattgtatagcggccattttcactaaactaaagaaaatatgaaaattttcgtacatttttaaaaaatgtaaaaatcataagacatattaaaataactacattCATTATTGGCAGTAATCTTAAAACACACATTGAAAGtatttacagttaaaataaacaatattttttatttttttaacataaacttctgtctaaaatagaatatcagagactaaatatttttctttcataatttctagttgaataaaaaattgaaaacaaaatatgttatatattattatttaacacatttaaaagaaaaaaaatcatatttttttatcgtaataatttttaagtatcacttttttgaatgacaacatacatattgaattttatattgattttgatattataaagcagaatatttttcagagtatttcgaaacataaaaataaaaaatcggactagttgtattatattacacataagttaaaaatatttcaacttaaGAGGATCGGAGTAGTGACCAGAATTTGGCGGGATATCCCCGTAACACTCCACTCCGTTAAAcacaactttaaatacttatatctcataaattattcgttcgaattttgatttatgtgTATcagattacttaaaaaaatattctgcttcagtatatatatttcaaaaaagtaaacacttgaaaaattattacgataagacatattaaaacaaaatataaatatactttgaaaatattttatttccattgaagttttaactatttttttttaactatttttaaaattttaatacattttgaaattatgtgtgttgttcgataaaaaaaaaaatcaccctaaataaaaatgtttcgtaTAATACTCGAAATTTcacttgataaaaaattgatgaaaatatctattgcatttaattaaaaataattacaatttttgaattttattttttcgccgcctgtaaaaatttaaaagtaaatatatttgactCACTTTGTTGCCTTGTTGGCTTATGCTGACCGTTACGTCACCCATGGTAAGCATTAGTGGTTGGTCTTGGTCTATTGGTGATTGTTCGGTAGTCTCGACGACTTGTAGTGTATGAGATAGTGCCCAAATGTAGTTGTGTGCAAACCTGAGAGTTtcgatttttgttaattttgcaTCATCTGGGTATGTTGGTAAAACACATCGAAGTCTGTCCAAAGCTTCATTTAACATGTGCATACGATTTCGTTCTCTATCATTGGCCTTCATGCGAcggtgtttttttattttaataagctaaaacgaaaaacaaaatttaatcacGTTAATATcttacgatttttttaaaattattaattaatactattctGTTACACTATCTTACCTGCATTGGACTTCGTTCTCTCGTTCTTCTTTGACGGCGTTTTTTCGGTTTCACTTGTAGATCATCGTCAGCTAAACTTACGGATGAAGCGAAACCTTCCGAGCCCATAGTGTCGTCCAATGAAAACGTAGCTTCATTTTCCGAGTCAAAGCTCATTTCAAAACCTGAATCAGAACCATCAAGACCGTACAAACACTTCGGATCCATGGTCGTCAAGAGACTGGTTATACACAAACACTGAGCGTTAGATCATCGCAACCCTCGCAGGCACCCGGTCGGGGGTGGGCGGATCAGCCGTTTTACTATTGGACAAGTGCAACACCCTCATGATTATCGTCGAGTTTAGGGTGGGGGTATATTTTGCAGTGGCCGTTTTCAGGTTCGTGATCGTTTTTTTGTAAATCGTAAATTTTATACTGACTTTTTCATCGAGAATTCGTTTCGATACATAAACCACTTTTTAGCAGATGTATACGTGGCGCTGACATTTTCCAAAGAAAATCGGAAAGGgttaacaaatgttttttaaaaggtactttttttttttatgtggaaGCGTAAacgataaatcaaataatagtcATTTAGCCTGTAACGAattgtaaactattattattggcactctgtgtatataaaataaatagcaataAGTGGAGTAGAGCGTTATTGTGAACTGGAGGCAAGGCGTCCGAAATCGAAAACGCccgtaaatcaaattatagcataatattatgtaacggGGTAAAgagtagattatattattttcgttgcGAATATTTCCAAACAGCTGGCCATCtccacatattattttatatgtaccgACAATAATACACGGAGATACACCAACCGTAGTGGGTGTGCACAAACAGTTTAACCtgtttaattttgaacattGGCACATAGAAGCCACTGTGGCGCTGATAAACGCATTCAATTGTGTAGCTCAGGAAGCCATGACGATGTCCATTAGGGCATAAATTGAAATGAGAACGGGCACACGCTGCAaaagataatgataattattattattatcatacaattaatGTACGTACTGTTTTTAAGCTCCACGGCCCGTGTTATATGATGCccgttattaaaatgttccgGATGacgttatttttctttttttttaaccaaaaactATATTAGCGACGTGAATCCTAGCGGCGTCGGTGATCCAGAAAATAATCCTGTGTCATACGAGACGTGACCCGTGGAACATGTTTGCGGAATACGATGATTTTCAATCGCGTATTCGTTGGGTAGCTTTAACCACATCACACTTGAATAGCGCCGTATTTATgcataaatgattataagtCATATGCCAGACATACTCTTGACAAGTGAGCTCAGgtcttacaatttaatattcatacctACACGTCAAAGTCAACTGTTATGATCGAATGATTAAATCTATCAAGCTAGCGCACAGACAATCGCACTAGGCAAAACACTATTTGTagaataagtaggtacttaataaatgtaatgttataCATACTCGTAGCTCCATATCCGACAAGTTAATGCTCAATgcaatacataacataatattttattcgccCGCGATGATAAACGAGTAAACGACGcacattacaatttacaatacgcCGCTTATATGATACTTTCAATGAAATATGTTATTCGTACCAtgtgaacatatttttacttcgGATGGCATTGTTACgatgtgaaaataaaacactctTCCGTCTAAAATTACCGttatatgaacataatataccttCTTTCCGGGATGTGGTCATGTAAAGAAACTGTTTCAATGGAGTGTTTGTTCAGGtaacaaaagtaaataattaccaaTGGCAAATGAGTATGATATTGCTAAACTGCTTTCGTTGTTTTTGTGATCACTTCCCTGGCGGCTTCTGTTTTGCTAAGAAATTGTTATACTTATGAAGTGaattaacagaaaaataaatacaaaaacaaaagacGTAGGTATTTAATCATGATATTTCAACAGTATATATTCTATTGAATCGGTTATTTATACTctgaaaaacaaatgtttcaaacgtatactatactatactatactatactatactatacggcgaaaatttaattaattatttattattagcttttgtttgtacacaaaataacaggcgtgttttgttattatacttcaataattaataactataaaataaaaactatattcttTGCTtcaactattattgtttttagtctAAACAGGTAGGTTTACTCAATAGTCAATACTCACGTTATACACATTCGACGTGCTACTATAATGTGAGTGCTTATaggttatttaacatttttatatttttacagttttatacaataaacgaTGAACGATTTTTGATTCGACAGACGTACATCACACCATCATCACAATCTAACGGACGTCACGCATTTTACCGTAGAAACTGTTAAGCtgcttaaatgtatattatacatattatatttatctatttagacTCGTGCGTTACACTCTGTAGTACAGTGATCATATTTGCGGTAATACAGTACCAAAGGTTTCGGCCGAATTACCGATTTGCACCACCGCGGTGTCTGGTACCGAACGGGTgcgagtaaaaaaataataataataataaaacaaaataaaaactttttgcattcgtattgtgtattatacgtgtataggTTTTGGGGCTCCACAAACAACCGGAACAAAACGGGTTTCATTGAAAAGAAAAGGGttggtaaattattaactgGACCCTTTAGGGGTTTTTCATTTCAAAGATCACTCTCCCTCTTTTgatgtatatactttatacactttttttttttttttttttttgttcattttaaaacGTGTATTCCGCGACAATGTATTCAAATGCGTTATACGTACACGTAAAATACACCCGGCCATCTATTAGTGCGTCAACAAGGCATTACAAGTCGGATTATCGTTTATTTACTTATCGGTcgaatcaaaaatgtatgtatgacTTGGCCGTAAAggctctatttttttttttcactgcaagtcgtattatatacatattagtatttaattgtcAGCGGATTGTTCATTACTTTATCGTTTAAAAAGTActcgataaaaaaatgaaaagtactctcgtgattattttaatacgtatatCATTCCTAAACGTTACCTATTGcttctcaaaaatataaacgaatgttcttttattttttataaaaagtttttgtacACACGCTCTTCATGCGAACAAAacatttgtacataaataatattatactgtaatatacatatatatatagtattgcaGTGCCAcagcagaattttttttttcattttaaaattatacatagataagTTTATACCATACAATTATTCCAACTTAAAATACTCACTTCACCcgcattgttatttttttgcaataattatttatagttggctaccatacattaattatcaatatattagaaCATCTCGAATTTCGTGGTGACGAAagcaattcatttattttcttaatttattcatgcatataatacattattaatgagtttatcttattttaattggtattCGCGTATAATTTTCTAGTCGTTCACACTCATAAGTGATGAATTATGGTAATTGGTAATAAGTTATAGGctgtagtaaataataaatgacttataattttgaataaaaaaaccaacaaaCAAACGTCAAACACAcaagatatttaatttgaagctATTTAATGCAACGGTAGCTTGAGGAATCGCAGAGCTcagatattttaacataattttatatgttaactaatacaatattattgttctgtGAAAATAAGCTAAGTAAGTCGCACAttcttttaatcaataaatgtaaataactatAGTTAATTTGTCTGCTATTTGGTAATATATTCCTAAATTAGCaagtttatttgttaaacattaattttatttccattaaatgaaataacatttttcatctTGTGTAGAACCAGTAATTACAAAaggattttttaatatgaaaacacATAATTTCCTTAAATAGGATAAGTTTAAAAGTACAACAAACAACCAACTAGCTCAacgtttgttatttatattattttgtaaacagaGCAAACTAtggaatgtattttaattttttttcttatttaatctgaaaaataatttaaaaagaccCAAGTACTGTACATTAACCATAATGAATagcttaattgtttttatgttattgggagttgtatttattttgtaatttaattaaaccgttgtaatttatagataagtactattatacagttattacCGTTATTAGTgtgacaaataaatttaaatttctgagaaaaaaaaaattgaaaaattgaaagCTTTAAATcagattattgatttttgataaaagGGTAATAACCAACAATATTTCTTTACGGGTTTTCAAGATACAAACAAACTCAGAAAATTACTTAGAACTGCAACaagttaataattacctatatgcaTATGAGTCGCCCTGTCGCCCACGCATGCATTGATTTCTACGTACCTACTGTGTGTTATAGTCAAAATCATCTCCtgattgtttgttttaatattatcctgAGAAACAGTCG includes the following:
- the LOC113553425 gene encoding neurogenin-2 → MDPKCLYGLDGSDSGFEMSFDSENEATFSLDDTMGSEGFASSVSLADDDLQVKPKKRRQRRTRERSPMQLIKIKKHRRMKANDRERNRMHMLNEALDRLRCVLPTYPDDAKLTKIETLRFAHNYIWALSHTLQVVETTEQSPIDQDQPLMLTMGDVTVSISQQGNKITSSTGTCALAQQKKPCSPISEPLATSTPIKDSSKHHQHPSTSHCLNDSGFFEPQRLDHLFGTTAEHTEHDHSYQPDRWLQKPSNIQHQQPQPIDKTWPETAYCNDYQPTWPLQTSWHNHGPLTYPSSTIDQRCHEPMMFYS